The sequence CCTCGACCTTCACGAGCATGTTCTTGCTCTTCTTCTGAAGGAGCGTCTGCGTCGCGAGCACGTGCTCGACTTCCGACGTGCCGATGCCGTGCGCGAGCGCGCCGAACGCGCCGTGCGTCGACGTGTGCGAATCGCCGCAGACGATCGTCATGCCGGGCAGCGTCGCGCCCTGCTCCGGGCCGATGATATGGACGATGCCCTGGCGCACGTCGTTCATCTTGAATTGCGTGATGCCATATGCGTCGCAGTTCGCGTCGAGCGTGTCGACCTGCAGCTTCGACACCGGATCGGCGATGCCGTGGCTGCGGTCGGTGGTCGGCACGTTGTGGTCGGACACCGCGAGGTTCGCGCTGATCCGCCACACCGGGCGCTGCGCGAGCTTCAGCCCTTCGAACGCCTGCGGGCTCGTGACTTCATGCAGCAGTTGGCGATCGATATAGAGCAGTGCGGTGCCGTCCTCTTCGGTGTGGACGACGTGCGAATTCCACAATTTGTCGTAGAGCGTCTGTGCCATGGGTATGCGGGGTCGTTTGACTGCGAACATGCGTTCGGGTGCAGACGATTATGCCACGCGAAGCCCGCCCTTTTGTACCAGGGAAACGAAAAAACCCATAAAAAACAGTGGATTGAGTGGTATAGCGGATACGGGTATCAGAATTACCCGGCAAATTCCGGCATGCGGCGCGAGCAAGCGATCGGGCGCGCGCGCCGAGACGGCACGCGCGGCAAAGCGGCGTCCGTCACCCGTCGGCGCGCGGCTCGACGCGGCGCACGACGCTTGACGACGCGCCGCTCATGCGCTCGCGCGTTCACGCATTCAAGCGCCCGCTAGCTTGGCCGCCAACGCCCGGGCCCCGCCGTATCGCGAGCGCGCCGGGCAAGCGACGCGCGGCGGCGCGGCGCGTTCAACTGCGCACGCCGAGATGGCCCTTCAGCGTACGCGCCGAATAGTCCGATCGGAACAGCCCGCGCTTCTGCAGCAACGGCACGACGTGCTCGACCATCGTCTGCAGCCCGTCGGGGAATACGTCGAAGTTCAGGTTGAAGCCGTCGGCCGCCCCCTGCTCGAACCATTGCGTCATATCGTCGGCGATCGACTCCGGCGTGCCGACGACGATCCGGTGCATGCCGAGGTTGTGGTCGATCAGTTCGCGAACCGTCAGGTTTTTCCCGCGCGCGAAGCCGATCATCTGCGCGGCGAAGCCGTGCGACACATGGTCCCGCGACGCGCGCGCGATCCGCTCGTAGGGCAGCGGCGCGTCGAGCGCGAGGTCCTCCGGCCGGATGCCGAACTGGCGCGCGAGCATCTCGATGTCACCGCCCGGATCGCGCAACGCGTCCATTTCGTCCTTCCTCGCACGCGCCTCGGCCATCGTCGAGCCGATGACCGGATACAACCCCGGCAATATTCCGAATTGATCGGGATCCCTTCCTTTCGCGTGCACTCTCGACTTGAGATCCGCGTAGAAGCGCTGCGCGCCTTCGAGCGAATGCTGCGACGTAAACACCATGTCCGCATGCCTCGCCGCCAGTTCGAGGCCGGCTTCGGACGCGCCGGCCTGCACGAGCAGCGGCCGTCCCTGCGGGCTGCGCGGCACGTTCAGCGGCCCGGCGATGTCGAAGTGCCGGCCGTGATGATCGATGCGCCGGACCTGCGCGGGATCGGCGAACACGCCGCTCGCCGCATCGGCGACGAGCGCGCGCTCGCCCCAGCTTTCCCACAGCTTGATCGTCACGTCGATGAACTCGTCCGCGCGGGCGTAGCGCTCGGCCGCGCTCGGCAACGCCACCGGGCCGAAATTCGCGGCCGCGGCCGGATTGTAGGTGGTGACCGCGTTCCAGCCCGCCCTGCCGCCGCTCATCTGATCGAGCGACAGGAAGCGGCGCGCGAGGGAAAACGGATCGCTGAACGTCGTGGACGCCGTGCAGATCAGCCCGATGCGTTCGGTGACGAGCGCCAGCGCCGACGCGACGACGAGCGGATCGAGCATCTGCGACGGCCCATGAGCGTGGCCGTGCAGCGAAAGCGAATCGGAGAAGAAGAGCGCGTCGAACTTGCCCTGCTCGGCGACGCGCGCGACGCGCCGATAGAAATCCGGATCGACGATCGCACGCGTGTTGCGCAGCGTGCGCCATCCGGCCGGATGCTG is a genomic window of Burkholderia mallei ATCC 23344 containing:
- a CDS encoding LLM class flavin-dependent oxidoreductase; the protein is MHEHRQMHLNCHIVGVGQHPAGWRTLRNTRAIVDPDFYRRVARVAEQGKFDALFFSDSLSLHGHAHGPSQMLDPLVVASALALVTERIGLICTASTTFSDPFSLARRFLSLDQMSGGRAGWNAVTTYNPAAAANFGPVALPSAAERYARADEFIDVTIKLWESWGERALVADAASGVFADPAQVRRIDHHGRHFDIAGPLNVPRSPQGRPLLVQAGASEAGLELAARHADMVFTSQHSLEGAQRFYADLKSRVHAKGRDPDQFGILPGLYPVIGSTMAEARARKDEMDALRDPGGDIEMLARQFGIRPEDLALDAPLPYERIARASRDHVSHGFAAQMIGFARGKNLTVRELIDHNLGMHRIVVGTPESIADDMTQWFEQGAADGFNLNFDVFPDGLQTMVEHVVPLLQKRGLFRSDYSARTLKGHLGVRS